A window from Roseburia sp. 499 encodes these proteins:
- the rbr gene encoding rubrerythrin, with translation MELKGSKTEANLKTAFAGESEARNKYTYFASKAKKDGYVQIANIFEETANNEKEHAKMWYKLLNGGAIKSTPENLVEAANGENYEWTDMYATFAKEAREEGFDEIADLFEGVAAIEKEHEERYRKLLANIQGDLVFSKDGDVIWQCTNCGHICIGKKAPEVCPVCNHPQAYFQVKAENY, from the coding sequence ATGGAATTAAAAGGCAGCAAGACAGAGGCAAATTTAAAGACTGCGTTTGCAGGAGAATCAGAGGCAAGAAATAAGTATACTTATTTTGCAAGTAAGGCCAAAAAGGATGGTTATGTTCAGATTGCTAATATTTTTGAAGAAACTGCAAATAACGAAAAAGAACATGCGAAGATGTGGTATAAGCTGTTAAATGGTGGGGCGATCAAGAGTACCCCGGAGAACTTAGTAGAGGCAGCAAATGGTGAAAACTACGAATGGACAGATATGTATGCAACCTTTGCAAAAGAAGCAAGAGAAGAAGGATTTGATGAGATTGCAGACTTATTTGAAGGAGTAGCTGCTATTGAAAAAGAACATGAAGAAAGATACCGTAAGCTTCTGGCAAATATTCAAGGGGATTTAGTATTTTCAAAAGATGGAGATGTTATCTGGCAGTGTACCAACTGCGGACATATCTGCATTGGTAAGAAGGCACCGGAGGTTTGCCCGGTATGTAATCATCCACAGGCATATTTCCAGGTGAAGGCAGAGAATTATTAG
- a CDS encoding glutamate synthase subunit beta — MGKPTGFMEYNRQTAEAVAPKERIKNFNEFHTPLSKEEQQKQGARCMACGVPFCQAGMEIMGMTSGCPLHNLVPEWNDLVYTGNWEQAYNRLTKTNNFPEFTSRVCPALCEAACTCGHYGESVSVKENEHGIIENAYEQGYAAAKPPKVRTGKKVAVIGSGPAGLAAADQLNKRGHSVTVYERDDRVGGLLMYGIPNMKLEKQIIDRKINVMKEEGIEFITGVNVGKDIKAAKLLKDYDRVILACGAKNPRDIKAPGRDAKGIYFAVDFLAATTKSLLDSNLKDNKYISAKGKKVVIIGGGDTGNDCVGTSIRHGAASVVQLEMMPKLPDSRAENNPWPEWPKVCKTDYGQEEAIAVFGNDPRIYQTTVKEFLKDKNGNLSGLVIVKLESKKDEKTGRMMMVEVPGSETKMEADMVLIAAGFLGTEKYVADAFGLKLNERTNVETAKEQYETNVKNVFTAGDMHRGQSLVVWAIHEGREVAREVDASLMGYTNLKA, encoded by the coding sequence AGCAGGGTGCACGTTGTATGGCATGTGGTGTACCTTTCTGCCAGGCAGGCATGGAGATCATGGGAATGACCTCCGGCTGCCCATTACACAATCTGGTACCGGAATGGAATGATCTGGTATACACAGGAAATTGGGAGCAGGCTTATAACCGTCTTACAAAAACAAATAACTTCCCGGAATTTACTTCAAGAGTATGTCCGGCACTTTGTGAGGCAGCGTGTACCTGCGGACATTACGGTGAATCTGTTTCCGTAAAGGAAAATGAGCATGGAATCATTGAAAATGCGTACGAACAGGGATATGCAGCAGCAAAACCACCAAAGGTAAGAACCGGCAAGAAGGTAGCGGTTATTGGTTCGGGTCCTGCCGGACTTGCAGCAGCAGACCAGCTGAATAAACGTGGACATTCTGTAACTGTATATGAAAGAGATGACCGTGTAGGTGGACTTTTGATGTATGGTATTCCAAATATGAAATTGGAAAAACAGATAATTGACCGTAAAATCAATGTGATGAAGGAAGAAGGTATTGAATTCATCACAGGTGTGAATGTAGGAAAAGACATTAAGGCTGCAAAGTTATTGAAGGACTATGATCGTGTGATTTTAGCATGTGGTGCAAAAAATCCAAGAGATATCAAGGCTCCGGGACGTGATGCAAAGGGTATTTACTTTGCAGTGGATTTCCTTGCAGCAACAACAAAGAGCTTGCTAGATTCTAACCTTAAGGATAACAAATATATTTCTGCAAAAGGTAAGAAAGTAGTAATCATCGGTGGTGGAGATACCGGAAATGACTGTGTGGGTACTTCCATCCGTCATGGTGCAGCATCTGTAGTACAGTTAGAGATGATGCCAAAGCTGCCGGATAGCCGCGCAGAGAACAATCCATGGCCAGAGTGGCCAAAGGTCTGCAAGACAGATTATGGTCAGGAAGAAGCTATTGCAGTATTCGGCAATGATCCAAGAATCTATCAGACTACTGTAAAAGAATTCTTAAAGGATAAGAATGGTAACTTAAGTGGTCTTGTAATTGTAAAGTTAGAGAGCAAGAAGGATGAAAAGACCGGACGTATGATGATGGTAGAAGTACCTGGTTCTGAAACTAAAATGGAAGCAGATATGGTACTCATTGCAGCTGGATTCTTAGGAACAGAGAAGTATGTTGCAGATGCATTTGGATTGAAGCTAAATGAAAGAACTAACGTGGAAACTGCAAAAGAACAGTATGAGACAAATGTAAAAAATGTATTTACTGCAGGAGATATGCATAGAGGACAGTCTCTGGTCGTATGGGCAATTCATGAAGGACGTGAGGTTGCACGCGAAGTGGATGCAAGCTTAATGGGATATACAAATCTGAAAGCATAA